From a single Tachypleus tridentatus isolate NWPU-2018 chromosome 6, ASM421037v1, whole genome shotgun sequence genomic region:
- the LOC143252420 gene encoding invertebrate-type lysozyme 2-like translates to MVKMQKFFVCEILAVVAVFVQAQQNQLVSNDCLYCLCQASSGCNFNKECHNDGGTNYFCGGYVISYGYWKDGGSPGFNPSNPHDFEVCLKDKQCAEAAVEGYMRKWKRDCDRDGQITCNDFARIHKAGPYGCNGTWVLGTQYWTRFKECYRY, encoded by the exons ATGGTCAAAATGCAAAAGTTTTTTGTATGCGAAATCCTTGCTGTAGTAGCGGTATTTGTTCAGG CTCAACAAAACCAGCTCGTGAGCAACGACTGTCTTTATTGTTTGTGTCAA GCCAGCTCTGGATGTAACTTTAACAAAGAATGTCACAACGATGGAGGCACCAACTATTTCTGTGGTGGATACGTTATTTCCTACGGTTACTGGAAAGATGGCGGAAGTCCTGGATTTAACCCCAGTAATCCTCACG ATTTCGAAGTGTGCCTTAAGGATAAACAGTGTGCCGAAGCAGCTGTGGAGGGCTACATGAGAAAGTGGAAAAGAGACTGTGATCGTGATGGACAGATCACCTGCAACGATTTCGCCCGCATCCATAAAGCTGGACCCTATGGGTGCAACGGTACGTGGGTGTTGGGAACTCAATACTGGACCAGGTTCAAGGAGTGCTATCGGTACTAA